The following are encoded in a window of Sminthopsis crassicaudata isolate SCR6 chromosome 5, ASM4859323v1, whole genome shotgun sequence genomic DNA:
- the FMC1 gene encoding protein FMC1 homolog — protein MVALGPPARTLRALLQELRYLSAATGRSYRDTAAYRYLVEAFRAHRVTSEKLCRAQHELHFQAATYLCLLRSTRNHVALHQEFHSKGERSVEETAGAVGLKLPQQPGGKGWES, from the exons ATGGTGGCCCTGGGCCCGCCGGCCCGCACGCTGCGGGCCCTCCTGCAGGAACTGCGGTACTTGAGCGCGGCCACAGGCCGGTCCTATAGAGACACGGCAGCCTATCGGTACCTCGTGGAGGCCTTCCGGGCGCACCGG GTCACCAGTGAGAAGCTCTGCAGAGCTCAACATGAGTTACATTTCCAAGCTGCTACATATCTTTGTCTCCTTCGAAGTACTCGGAATCATGTGGCCCTTCACCAGGAGTTTCACAGCAAGGGTGAGCGTTCCGTGGAAGAGACTGCTGGTGCAGTGGGTCTCAAGTTGCCTCAACAGCCTGGAGGGAAGGGCTGGGAGTCTTGA